The following proteins are encoded in a genomic region of Fusobacterium sp. IOR10:
- the gltX gene encoding glutamate--tRNA ligase yields the protein MSRKIRTRVAPSPTGDPHVGTAYIAMFNIAFAHVNNGEFILRIEDTDQVRSTKESENMIFDSLKWLGLNWSEGPDISGPYAPYRQSERFDMYGDYARELVEKGEAYYCFCTPERLSNLRERQKAMKKAPGYDGHCRSLSKEEVKAKLDAGDPYVIRLKMPYEGQTIVHDRLRGDIVFENNIIDDQVLLKADGYPTYHLANVVDDHLMKITTVIRAEEWISSTPKHIQLYKAFGWEKPEFIHMPLLRNSDRTKISKRKNPVSLNWYREEGYLKEGLLNFLGMMAYSVKEGKEIFSLEEFKDTFNIDNVSLGGPVFDLVKLGWINNQHMRLKDLKELTDLAVPFFKEEGYFGNEMTSHERIAMERIVELLREHAHTLKEIAKEAAVYYKDEYELPEVTEEMNKKERKGIERLHKGIADETGKKSIKLFLEKLKEFPTEEIELEAAKKLLTDTLEEIGEGPGKVYMPLRAVLTGEPRGADLYNLIFVIGKKRTIKRIENMIKKYNI from the coding sequence ATGTCAAGAAAAATTAGAACAAGAGTTGCGCCATCTCCAACAGGAGATCCGCATGTAGGTACAGCTTATATAGCTATGTTTAATATAGCTTTTGCACATGTAAATAATGGAGAATTTATATTAAGAATAGAGGATACAGATCAGGTAAGATCAACAAAAGAATCTGAGAATATGATATTTGACTCATTAAAGTGGTTAGGATTAAATTGGAGCGAAGGTCCAGATATTTCAGGTCCTTATGCTCCTTATAGACAATCTGAAAGATTTGATATGTATGGAGATTATGCTAGGGAACTAGTGGAAAAAGGAGAAGCTTATTATTGTTTTTGTACTCCAGAAAGATTATCTAATTTAAGAGAAAGACAAAAAGCTATGAAAAAAGCTCCAGGATATGATGGTCATTGTAGAAGTTTATCTAAGGAAGAAGTTAAAGCTAAATTAGATGCAGGTGATCCCTATGTAATAAGATTGAAAATGCCATATGAAGGTCAAACAATAGTTCATGATAGATTAAGAGGAGATATAGTATTTGAAAATAATATTATAGATGATCAAGTTTTATTAAAAGCAGATGGATACCCTACTTATCATTTGGCAAATGTAGTAGATGATCACTTGATGAAAATAACTACAGTTATAAGAGCAGAAGAATGGATTTCTTCAACTCCTAAACATATTCAATTATATAAAGCATTTGGATGGGAGAAGCCTGAGTTTATTCATATGCCTTTATTGAGAAATAGTGATAGAACTAAAATTTCTAAAAGAAAAAATCCAGTTTCTTTAAATTGGTATAGAGAAGAAGGATATTTAAAAGAAGGATTATTAAACTTTTTAGGAATGATGGCTTATTCAGTTAAGGAAGGGAAAGAAATATTTAGTCTTGAAGAATTTAAAGATACTTTTAATATAGATAATGTTTCTTTAGGTGGACCTGTCTTCGATTTAGTTAAATTAGGATGGATAAATAACCAACATATGAGATTAAAGGACTTAAAAGAACTAACAGATTTAGCAGTACCATTCTTCAAAGAAGAAGGATACTTTGGTAACGAAATGACTTCTCATGAAAGAATTGCTATGGAAAGAATTGTGGAGTTATTAAGAGAACATGCTCATACTTTAAAAGAAATAGCTAAAGAAGCAGCAGTATATTATAAAGATGAATATGAATTACCAGAAGTTACAGAAGAAATGAATAAAAAAGAAAGAAAAGGAATAGAAAGACTTCATAAAGGTATAGCAGATGAAACAGGTAAAAAATCCATAAAGTTATTTTTAGAAAAGTTAAAAGAGTTCCCAACAGAAGAAATAGAATTAGAAGCAGCTAAAAAACTTTTAACTGATACTTTAGAAGAAATAGGGGAAGGACCAGGAAAAGTTTATATGCCATTAAGAGCTGTATTGACTGGAGAACCTAGAGGTGCAGATTTATACAATTTAATATTCGTAATAGGAAAAAAGAGAACTATTAAAAGAATAGAGAATATGATAAAAAAATATAATATTTAA